In a genomic window of Corvus hawaiiensis isolate bCorHaw1 chromosome Z, bCorHaw1.pri.cur, whole genome shotgun sequence:
- the PSTPIP2 gene encoding proline-serine-threonine phosphatase-interacting protein 2 has translation MREARFRDHFWSTDLTSTVGYDSIIQHLNDGRKNCKEFEDFLKERAIIEEKYGKELINLSKKKPCGQTELNTLKRSLDVFKQQIDNVGQGHIQLAQTLREEAKKMEDFREKQKLHRKKIELIMEAIHKNRNLQYKKTMEAKRLYEQRCRDKDEAEQAVHRNANLVTQKQQEKLFLKLAQTKSALEDTDRSYQQSVTTLEKIREEWQNEHIKACEFFETQECERINYFRNALWLHVNQLSLGCVQNDEKYEEIRKSLEMCSIEKDVDFFVNLRKTGSLAPAPVVYENYYNAQRNVTPVRSPAPVPISRRGPLPTPTSAPGEPDYATVDGYSLVHF, from the exons atgagggaggCGCGGTTCAGGGACCACTTCTGG AGCACGGATCTGACCAGCACAGTTGGCTACGACAGCATCATTCAGCATCTGAATGATGGCAGGAAGAACTGCAAAGAGTTTGAAGACTTCCTGAAGGAAAG GGCAATTATAGAAGAAAAGTATGGCAAGGAGCTCATTAACTTGTCAAAGAAGAAGCCCTGTGGGCAGACAGAGCTGAA CACACTGAAGAGATCCCTTGATGTTTTCAAGCAAC agATAGACAATGTGGGACAAGGTCACATCCAGCTGGCACAAACCCTTCGGGAGGAAGCAAAGAAGATGGAGGACTtcagggaaaagcaaaagctgcatcGGAAAAAG ATCGAGCTGATAATGGAGGCGATTCACAAAAACAGGAATCTGCAGTACAAGAAGACCATGGAG GCCAAGCGTCTGTACGAGCAGCGGTGCCGGGACAAGGATGAGGCAGAGCAGGCTGTGCACCGCAACGCCAACCTGGTcacacagaagcagcaggagaag CTGTTCCTGAAGCTGGCTCAGACGAAATCAGCACTGGAGGACACTG ACAGGAGTTACCAGCAGAGTGTGACCACACTGGAGAAGATCCGGGAAGAGTGGCAGAACGAGCACATCAAAGCTTGTGAG TTCTTTGAGACTCAGGAGTGTGAGCGGATCAACTATTTCCGTAATGCCCTCTGGCTCCACGTCAACCAGCTCTCCCTGGGCTGTGTCCAGAATGATGAG AAATATGAGGAAATCCGCAAGAGTTTAGAAATGTGCAGCATTGAGAAGGATGTTGATTTTTTCGTAAATTTACGCAAAACTGGAAGTTTGGCTCCAG CTCCTGTTGTTTATGAAAACTACTATAATGCCCAGAGAAATGTGACTCCAGTGAGAAGTCCAGCTCCTGTACCTATATCAAG GAGGGGACCCCTGCCCACCCCGACCAGCGCACCAG GGGAGCCTGATTATGCCACAGTTGATGGCTACAGCTTGGTACATTTCTAA